A genomic stretch from Sulfobacillus thermosulfidooxidans includes:
- a CDS encoding sodium:calcium antiporter: MESLLVRAADPGPDSGAGSLMNMSLLLLTVSGMVLIVLAADYFTNGVEWLGYHLHLEEGAVGSLLAALGTALPETLVPVMAIIFGQGHSENAIGLGAILGAPFMLATIGFSVIGVGLWASRRKIRTLNVPTAGPMTDDLGFFLWAFAVVVLASFLPRIIHPIVALGLLALYGRHAWKLVEGHNTSEQRNVAPSQPLRLSSRPRPPLVLVIVQVVLALIGLILGAHFFVTALDGITKIVTISPFLLSVIVTPVATELPEVLNSVIWIRRGKDTLAVGNVTGAMAFQSSIVPALGIAFTPWQLTPLEIATAVLAWLAALWIWLKSRSHSLRVIELLTAGLFYLAYIGLVLALITR; the protein is encoded by the coding sequence ATGGAGTCATTGCTGGTTAGAGCCGCAGATCCGGGACCGGATTCGGGAGCGGGGAGTTTAATGAATATGTCCTTGTTATTGCTCACCGTTAGCGGAATGGTGCTCATCGTTCTGGCAGCGGATTACTTTACGAATGGAGTAGAATGGCTTGGCTATCATCTGCACTTGGAAGAAGGTGCGGTGGGTTCATTATTGGCCGCACTAGGGACAGCATTACCCGAAACATTAGTGCCAGTGATGGCGATCATCTTTGGTCAGGGACATAGTGAAAACGCCATCGGCCTTGGAGCTATTTTAGGAGCGCCATTTATGCTCGCAACAATAGGATTTTCGGTCATTGGGGTGGGGCTATGGGCAAGCCGGCGCAAGATCCGAACCCTAAATGTGCCGACAGCAGGCCCCATGACCGATGATTTAGGATTTTTTCTTTGGGCTTTTGCTGTGGTCGTTCTCGCTTCGTTTCTTCCACGAATTATCCATCCGATTGTGGCTTTGGGTTTATTGGCACTCTATGGACGCCATGCGTGGAAATTGGTAGAAGGTCATAATACTTCTGAACAACGAAATGTGGCACCATCGCAGCCACTTAGACTATCGTCCCGACCTCGGCCGCCGTTGGTGCTGGTAATCGTGCAAGTCGTGTTAGCGTTAATTGGACTTATTTTAGGGGCACATTTTTTCGTGACAGCCCTCGATGGCATCACGAAAATTGTGACCATCTCCCCGTTCTTGTTGTCTGTGATTGTGACGCCAGTCGCAACGGAGTTGCCTGAAGTCCTCAATAGCGTGATCTGGATTCGCCGAGGAAAAGATACTTTGGCGGTAGGCAATGTCACCGGGGCAATGGCGTTTCAATCCAGTATCGTGCCAGCGTTAGGAATCGCTTTCACGCCGTGGCAACTCACTCCACTTGAGATTGCCACGGCGGTTTTGGCATGGTTGGCCGCATTGTGGATTTGGTTGAAAAGTCGCTCCCACAGTCTTCGGGTTATTGAATTATTGACGGCCGGCCTTTTTTATCTGGCGTATATTGGGCTGGTGTTGGCCCTAATTACTCGGTAG
- a CDS encoding small, acid-soluble spore protein, alpha/beta type — MAKQSRNSQGPGKLKTDSDSQRLNEALKWEAAQQLGLISKVQDVGWGGLSAKETGAIGAWVIRLKRERGLIKHPSTRSKDE; from the coding sequence ATGGCAAAACAATCCCGTAATTCCCAAGGACCTGGTAAACTGAAGACGGATTCCGACTCCCAACGCTTGAATGAGGCCTTAAAATGGGAAGCGGCACAGCAGCTTGGCTTGATTTCCAAAGTTCAGGATGTTGGTTGGGGAGGATTGTCAGCTAAAGAAACTGGCGCTATAGGCGCTTGGGTTATCCGCCTGAAAAGGGAAAGAGGGCTGATAAAACATCCGTCAACGCGTTCAAAGGATGAATGA
- a CDS encoding creatininase family protein produces the protein MYWDQITTKNFLEHIIGHYDTAILPTGSVEAHGQHCPLGTDNMAPWYFAEQLEKTYSDRILILPPVPYGHTPDLSVWAGTISVSASVLQQYVAEIGIGVAQWGIKNLILLNGHGGNTSALQAAMEQIAAENVRVVLVNWWLDFSQQILRITTSQGHAGEDETSVMLAIAPELVHMDDASFNPFRPRYRMKGPGINDKSLRHATTGDGRLGTKEKGEKIAAVVVQELSLLLERLWNDDLFERTSS, from the coding sequence ATGTACTGGGATCAGATCACCACAAAAAATTTCTTGGAACATATTATCGGGCACTATGATACGGCTATCTTGCCTACGGGCAGCGTCGAAGCTCACGGGCAACATTGTCCATTGGGCACCGATAACATGGCCCCGTGGTATTTTGCTGAACAACTGGAAAAAACCTATTCAGACCGGATCCTTATTTTGCCTCCAGTGCCTTATGGGCACACACCGGATTTAAGTGTGTGGGCAGGCACCATTTCCGTATCGGCAAGCGTATTACAACAATACGTGGCGGAAATCGGCATCGGCGTTGCCCAATGGGGTATTAAAAATCTTATCTTATTGAATGGCCACGGCGGTAATACATCGGCATTACAAGCCGCGATGGAGCAGATTGCCGCCGAAAATGTGCGAGTTGTGCTTGTGAATTGGTGGTTGGACTTTAGCCAGCAAATCTTAAGGATCACAACAAGCCAAGGTCATGCGGGAGAAGACGAAACGTCGGTGATGCTAGCTATTGCACCAGAGCTGGTGCATATGGACGATGCATCATTTAACCCTTTTCGCCCGCGTTATCGAATGAAAGGTCCAGGAATTAACGATAAAAGTCTCCGTCATGCAACTACGGGTGACGGACGACTGGGCACCAAGGAGAAAGGGGAAAAAATTGCGGCCGTGGTCGTTCAAGAATTGAGCCTGCTCCTTGAACGCCTTTGGAATGATGATCTATTCGAACGCACGTCGTCATAA
- a CDS encoding pyridoxal phosphate-dependent aminotransferase — MVKTLSLANRVAQLKPSPTMAIDAKAKALMAQGNDVVNFGAGEPDFDTPENIREAAIQAINHGHTRYTAVGGIEALKVAIAERIHLDTGLRYEPDEILVSVGAKHSLYNAVMALVNPGDGVLLPVPYWVTYPEQITLAEGVVQYVPIAPQHDGELHADDLEKVVTNSSRGLMLNSPSNPSGVVIRPSVLEEIAQFAVAHDLWVISDEIYNRLVYDDTVHVSIARFKEMRERTLIINGVSKSYAMTGWRIGYAAGPKHLIKAMASLQSQSTSNPSTISQYAALEALTGPQDEVDAMRREFDRRRRYIVGRLNAMVGLAASTPQGAFYVWVNMAAWKGRQVGGRVIRDADDLALAWLEQANVAVVPGSGFGMPDYFRMSYATSMERIETGLDRMEKLLESAE; from the coding sequence ATGGTAAAGACGTTGTCCCTAGCAAACAGAGTTGCACAATTAAAACCGTCACCCACCATGGCTATCGATGCTAAAGCCAAAGCGTTAATGGCTCAGGGGAATGATGTGGTCAATTTCGGGGCGGGTGAGCCAGATTTTGATACGCCCGAAAATATTCGCGAAGCGGCTATTCAAGCTATAAATCACGGGCATACTCGCTATACGGCGGTGGGCGGCATTGAAGCTCTTAAGGTAGCCATTGCCGAACGGATTCATTTAGATACAGGATTACGTTACGAACCCGATGAAATATTAGTGTCTGTCGGAGCTAAACATTCGCTCTATAATGCCGTGATGGCCTTGGTGAATCCCGGTGATGGGGTCTTATTACCGGTTCCCTATTGGGTGACGTATCCCGAACAAATTACATTGGCTGAGGGTGTTGTCCAATATGTGCCTATTGCGCCGCAACATGATGGTGAATTGCATGCCGACGATTTAGAGAAAGTTGTAACCAATTCCTCTCGAGGCTTGATGCTCAATTCACCGAGCAATCCCAGCGGCGTGGTCATCCGCCCTTCAGTTCTTGAAGAGATAGCGCAGTTTGCGGTGGCGCATGATTTATGGGTGATTTCGGATGAAATTTACAATCGGTTGGTCTATGATGACACGGTGCATGTATCCATTGCCCGCTTCAAAGAAATGCGGGAACGCACTCTTATTATTAATGGGGTCTCAAAATCTTATGCGATGACCGGATGGCGTATTGGGTATGCTGCAGGCCCCAAACATTTAATTAAAGCGATGGCGAGTCTGCAGTCGCAATCGACGTCCAATCCCTCGACCATTTCTCAATATGCGGCCCTTGAGGCCCTGACCGGCCCGCAGGATGAGGTCGATGCCATGCGGCGCGAGTTTGATCGACGTCGGCGTTATATTGTGGGACGGCTCAATGCGATGGTCGGTTTAGCTGCTTCGACACCGCAGGGCGCATTTTATGTCTGGGTGAATATGGCCGCATGGAAAGGGCGACAGGTTGGAGGCCGGGTTATTCGCGATGCCGATGATTTGGCTCTCGCCTGGTTAGAACAAGCCAATGTTGCGGTGGTGCCCGGATCAGGTTTTGGAATGCCTGATTATTTCCGCATGTCCTATGCCACCTCGATGGAGCGTATTGAAACGGGATTAGACCGTATGGAAAAATTGTTGGAGTCGGCAGAATGA
- the murD gene encoding UDP-N-acetylmuramoyl-L-alanine--D-glutamate ligase, with translation MSQQKTVAIVGLGVNNRPLVPFLLAQGAEVIVADKRPEEVIRESLREMGLGDIPVLGGEHYLSALSRVPHLDTVYLTPGMVKNLPPIEQMRKQGTKISCETDVFFQYCPAPIMGITGSAGKTTTTTLVGEALREDGTRLVFVGGNIGHSLWDDFRHIRPDSWVVMELSSFQLELVEHSPHGAAILNLSPNHLDIHGSMSSYAQAKSHIFQFQSPDDWLLLPYPPTFLNMMEAVPEGRVLYFSLEDHGQAGTFITQDWIMFRDFSHALTPCFPVNSIQLPGTHNVLNVLAAVAIVKMAGGDMHAMRRAIERFHGVPHRLEKVRKHDNILYINDSIATAPDRTMAALRAITDPIVLIAGGYDKHLDYDALGQAIAHSSVHHVIVLGQVREKLAQAIARYSTIPVMRVDTFEQAVDTARQVAKAGDTVLLSPAAASYDMFQNFEERGQRFREIVNRL, from the coding sequence ATGAGTCAGCAAAAGACGGTTGCTATTGTTGGACTAGGGGTTAATAACCGACCCCTGGTCCCTTTTCTCCTCGCTCAAGGAGCAGAGGTGATAGTGGCTGATAAGAGGCCGGAAGAAGTCATTCGCGAGTCCTTGAGGGAGATGGGGTTGGGGGATATTCCCGTCCTGGGCGGAGAACACTATCTTTCCGCGTTATCTCGGGTTCCTCACCTTGACACGGTTTATTTAACCCCGGGGATGGTGAAAAATCTGCCACCGATTGAACAAATGAGAAAGCAAGGAACCAAAATTTCTTGTGAAACGGACGTATTCTTTCAATACTGTCCTGCGCCCATCATGGGAATTACTGGATCGGCAGGCAAGACCACAACTACGACCTTAGTGGGAGAAGCCCTACGTGAAGACGGTACGCGTCTTGTATTTGTGGGCGGAAATATTGGTCACTCATTATGGGATGATTTTAGGCACATTAGACCCGACAGTTGGGTAGTTATGGAACTGTCCAGCTTTCAATTGGAATTGGTGGAACACAGTCCACACGGGGCGGCTATCCTCAATCTCTCGCCCAATCATTTAGATATTCATGGCTCCATGAGTTCTTATGCCCAAGCCAAGTCTCATATTTTTCAATTCCAAAGTCCTGATGACTGGTTGCTGTTACCCTATCCTCCGACCTTTTTGAATATGATGGAAGCTGTTCCTGAAGGACGTGTTCTATATTTTTCGCTGGAGGATCACGGTCAAGCAGGAACCTTTATCACGCAAGACTGGATCATGTTTAGGGACTTTTCTCATGCCCTTACGCCCTGTTTTCCTGTCAATAGCATTCAGCTGCCGGGAACTCATAACGTTCTGAACGTTTTGGCTGCAGTCGCTATCGTCAAAATGGCGGGAGGCGATATGCATGCGATGAGAAGGGCTATCGAGCGTTTTCATGGTGTGCCGCATCGTTTGGAAAAAGTGCGTAAACATGATAACATCTTATATATTAACGACTCCATCGCCACGGCCCCGGACCGGACAATGGCAGCATTGCGGGCTATTACGGACCCGATAGTCTTGATAGCTGGAGGATATGACAAACATCTGGACTACGATGCGTTGGGGCAAGCAATTGCTCACAGTTCGGTGCATCATGTTATCGTTCTCGGGCAAGTTCGTGAAAAGCTTGCCCAAGCTATAGCGCGGTATAGTACAATACCGGTTATGCGTGTTGATACATTTGAACAGGCTGTGGATACAGCCCGTCAAGTGGCGAAGGCTGGTGACACGGTGTTATTGTCACCGGCAGCGGCTAGCTATGATATGTTTCAAAACTTTGAAGAGCGCGGCCAACGATTTCGCGAAATTGTGAACAGGTTGTAA